A part of Cannabis sativa cultivar Pink pepper isolate KNU-18-1 chromosome 6, ASM2916894v1, whole genome shotgun sequence genomic DNA contains:
- the LOC115725518 gene encoding GDP-L-galactose phosphorylase 2, which yields MMLRIKRVPTVVSNYQKDENEEAQKGGCGRNCLRSCCLPGSKLPLYAYKKLDKVSCEGSPEQVEEEASIDFLESLVLGQWEERVQRGLFRYDVTACETKVIPGQYGFIAQLNEGRHLKKRPTEFRVDKVLQPFDESKFNFTKVGQEEVLFQFEASEDGDVQFIPNAPIYAENSPSVVAINVSPIEYGHVLLIPRILDCFPQRIDRESLLLAIHMAAEAGSPYFRLGYNSLGAFATINHLHFQAYYLAVPFPIEKAPTKKTTSLDGGVKISEIVNYPVRGLVFEGGNTVEHLSNAVSDACICLQDNNIPYNVLIADCGNRIFVLPQCYAEKQALGEVSAELLDTQVNPAVWEISGHMVLKRKKDYEEASEENAWKLLAEVSLSEERFQEVKALIFEAITSVDHGSEDATQEPEAKPDPETIEEVDASFNNSRPDMVAGTQECLVLQ from the exons ATGATGCTAAGGATCAAGAGGGTTCCTACTGTTGTTTCGAATTATCAAAAGGATGAGAACGAAGAGGCCCAAAAAGGAGGTTGTGGCCGAAACTGCCTCAGAAGCTGTTGCCTTCCAG GGTCAAAACTTCCATTATATGCGTACAAGAAGCTAGACAAGGTTTCTTGTGAGGGCTCACCGGAGCAGGTGGAAGAAGAGGCTTCCATTGACTTTCTTGAGTCACTTGTTCTCGGGCAG TGGGAGGAACGCGTGCAGAGGGGTCTGTTTCGATACGATGTCACTGCCTGTGAAACCAAG GTGATTCCCGGTCAGTATGGTTTCATTGCCCAACTGAATGAGGGCCGCCATCTGAAGAAGAGGCCAACTGAGTTCCGGGTTGATAAGGTCCTTCAGCCCTTTGATGAGAGCAAGTTCAATTTCACTAAAGTTGGACAAGAGGAGGTGCTCTTCCAGTTTGAAGCAAGTGAAGATGGTGACGTCCAGTTCATACCAAATGCACCCATTTATGCTGAGAATTCTCCAAGTGTTGTTGCCATcaat GTCAGTCCTATTGAATATGGGCATGTGCTGTTGATTCCTCGCATTCTTGATTGTTTCCCACAAAGGATTGACCGAGAAAGCTTGTTGCTTGCAATTCACATGGCTGCTGAAGCTGGGAGTCCTTACTTCCGGCTGGGTTACAACAGCTTAGGTGCTTTTGCCACAATCAATCACCTTCACTTCCAG GCTTACTATTTGGCTGTACCCTTTCCCATCGAGAAGGCTCCCACCAAGAAAACAACCAGTCTGGATGGTGGTGTGAAAATCTCTGAGATAGTGAACTATCCTGTTAGGGGGCTTGTCTTTGAGGGGGGAAATACTGTGGAGCATTTGTCCAACGCAGTCTCTGATGCCTGCATTTGCCTTCAAGACAATAACATACCATACAACGTCCTTATTGCTGATTGTGGAAACCGGATCTTTGTCTTGCCACAG TGTTATGCGGAGAAACAAGCTCTTGGGGAAGTGAGTGCTGAGCTTCTGGACACTCAAGTGAATCCTGCTGTGTGGGAAATTAGTGGGCACATGGTgctgaagaggaagaaggacTACGAAGAGGCATCTGAGGAAAATGCCTGGAAGCTACTTGCTGAGGTCTCTCTTTCAGAGGAAAGGTTCCAAGAAGTCAAGGCCCTCATATTTGAAGCCATTACTTCTGTTGACCATGGGAGTGAAGATGCAACTCAGGAGCCGGAAGCCAAACCTGATCCTGAAACTATTGAAGAAGTGGATGCCTCTTTCAATAATTCTCGCCCTGATATGGTTGCTGGGACACAAGAATGCCTGGTTCTGCAGTAA